In Papaver somniferum cultivar HN1 chromosome 1, ASM357369v1, whole genome shotgun sequence, a genomic segment contains:
- the LOC113288056 gene encoding DNA-3-methyladenine glycosylase 1-like, translated as MGEQTQPHHHLPESSTTTQPPVIDTPSLPPTQNPTSSKLPFRPKKTRKLSAVTSSENPNDKSLESTTSTTSDAAAATSNKKSKIVVQKVIRVLPKITARALSCKGEVELALRHLSSVDSNLDRLIKLHKPPVFDSFQPPFLALSKSILYQQLAYKAGTSIYTRFVSLCGGESLVLPEAVLSFTPNQLRQIGISARKSSYLHDLANKYRNGILSDSSIVNMDDKSLFTMLTMVKGIGPWSVHMFMIFSLHRPDVLPVGDVGIRKGVQLLYGLDELPRPSQMENLCEKWRPYRSVASWYMWRFAEAQGASATAAAIVPVDESATPLQQLHQEQQPSFPQQQPSFPQQQIIDPATNIANHGLWRSVWDPL; from the exons ATGGGTGAACAAACACaaccccaccaccacctccctgAATCCTCCACAACTACTCAACCACCAGTAATCGACACTCCATCTCTTCCTCCTACTCAAAATCCCACatcttctaaactcccatttcgaCCTAAAAAGACCAGGAAACTATCTGCAGTCACTTCTTCGGAAAACCCTAATGACAAATCTCTTGAatccaccaccagcaccacatCCGACGCAGCTGCCGCCACCAGCAACAAAAAGAGTAAAATTGTTGTTCAAAAAGTAATCCGAGTCTTACCAAAGATCACAGCAAGAGCATTATCATGCAAAGGTGAAGTTGAACTAGCTTTAAGGCACTTAAGTTCAGTTGATTCAAACCTAGATCGTTTAATAAAATTACATAAACCTCCAGTGTTTGATTCATTTCAACCACCATTCCTTGCTTTATCAAAATCAATACTTTATCAACAACTTGCTTATAAAGCCGGCACTTCAATTTATACTCGTTTTGTTTCACTTTGTGGTGGTGAATCACTTGTTTTGCCTGAAGCAGTTCTTTCTTTTACCCCTAATCAACTTCGTCAAATCGGTATTTCTGCGCGTAAATCTAGTTATCTTCATGATTTAGCTAATAAGTACCGCAATGGGATTTTATCAGATTCTTCAATTGTTAATATGGATGATAAATCCCTCTTCACTATGCTAACAATGGTCAAGGGTATTGGCCCATGGTCAGTACATATGTTTATGATATTTTCCCTTCATCGTCCTGATGTTCTTCCTGTCGGGGATGTTGGTATTCGGAAAGGCGTTCAGCTTTTATATGGTCTTGATGAATTACCTAGACCTTCACAAATGGAAAATCTTTGCGAAAAATGGAGACCTTATCGATCCGTTGCGTCTTGGTATATGTGGAGATTTGCTGAAGCACAGGGTGCTTCTGCAACAGCTGCCGCCATAGTACCAGTTGATGAAAGTGCAACCCCGCTACAACAGCTGCACCAGGAGCAGCAGCCATCTTTTCCCCAGCAGCAACCATCTTTTCCGCAGCAACAGATTATCGATCCTGCTACCAATATTGCGAATCACGG TTTGTGGAGGTCAGTATGGGATCCTTTGTAG
- the LOC113288066 gene encoding ABA-inducible protein PHV A1-like gives MEKRLVLVVAILASMVMIMERSHSCCYAADSIIGNAKEKVNLAADDAKVKAGEMKEAASDTMKGATDTGESWVAWAREKLNEGLGIKTDTAKETAQDMMNKAGDAASGAKDMAYDKAGPTLKMASQKAGQASDMAREKAGQASEMAQEKAAQASDIIREKTGQASGMAYEKAGQASDVIREKAGQASEMAREKAGQASEMAREKAGQASEMAGDAANLAAGKAGEMKETMKGKMMDGKDSANQAYEDAKQNVGNMYDTAAAATGSMSEKAKSSYETAKEKASQATGDLGAKMRAEL, from the exons ATGGAGAAGAGATTGGTGTTAGTAGTAGCGATATTAGCGTCCATGGTGATGATCATGGAACGAAGTCATAGTTGTTGTTATGCAGCAGATTCAATAATAGGAAATGCGAAAGAGAAAGTTAACTTAGCGGCAGATGATGCAAAAGTGAAAGCAGGTGAGATGAAAGAAGCAGCATCAGATACCATGAAGGGTGCTACGGATACTGGTGAATCTTGGGTTGCCTGGGCGCGAGAAAAATTAAATGA GGGACTTGGAATCAAGACAGATACGGCCAAGGAGACTGCCCAGGATATGATGAACAAAGCAGGAGATGCAGCATCTG GAGCAAAAGATATGGCATATGATAAAGCAGGACCAACGTTAAAAATGGCTTCACAAAAAGCTGGACAAGCATCAGACATGGCTCGTGAAAAAGCTGGTCAGGCATCAGAAATGGCTCAAGAAAAAGCTGCTCAAGCATCCGATATAATCCGTGAGAAAACTGGCCAAGCATCAGGAATGGCTTACGAGAAAGCTGGTCAGGCCTCAGACGTGATTCGCGAGAAAGCTGGCCAAGCATCAGAAATGGCTCGCGAGAAAGCTGGTCAGGCATCAGAAATGGCTCGCGAGAAAGCTGGTCAGGCATCAGAAATGGCTGGGGACGCTGCAAATTTAGCTGCAGGAAAAGCAGGAGAAATGAAGGAAACAATGAAAGGGAAAATGATGGATGGTAAAGATTCAGCAAATCAAGCttacgaagatgcaaaacaaaacgTAGGAAATATGTATGACACTGCTGCTGCGGCTACTGGTTCAATGAGTGAGAAAGCAAAGTCTAGTTACGAAACTGCTAAAGAAAAAGCTTCTCAAGCTACCGGTGATTTAGGTGCCAAGATGAGAGCTGAACTGTAA
- the LOC113288076 gene encoding protein RADIALIS-like 3: MASSSKRSSSSSWTLKQNKSFEKALATYDKDTPDRWQNVANAVGGKSAEEVERHYRILLDDLKRIEAGQVPFPNYRPTGSSNGHNLGDEEARLIKFLKLK, from the exons ATGGCATCTAGCTCAAAACGTAGCTCAAGCTCATCTTGGACATTGAAGCAAAACAAATCTTTTGAGAAGGCCCTAGCTACATATGACAAGGACACACCTGACCGCTGGCAGAATGTAGCCAATGCTGTGGGAGGAAAATCTGCAGAAGAAGTGGAGAGGCATTACAGAATCCTCTTAGATGACCTCAAGCGCATAGAGGCTGGTCAAGTTCCATTCCCAAACTATAGACCAACTGGTTCAAGCAATGGACACAATCTTGGTGATGAAGAGGCGAG GCTTATCAAGTTTCTGAAGCTCAAGTGA
- the LOC113288091 gene encoding U-box domain-containing protein 5-like produces MENVKAKDAQRLPYSYGVKVHRTMCFELSKYVDRISKIFPAIESAQPRCASGIEALCSLNVAMEKASLIIQHCAECSKLYLAITGNTVFLRCERVRKALEQSLCNIQNMVPMLLAAKISRIVVDLRDAKFVMESSDEVAGKVVLSLIRQESNSSEASEFEAFQTAALKLHLTSPKALLIEKRSIRKLLDKVRNIDQTKERILEYLLYLLRKYGSLIKVEQTGSDNVQYEDSCSRTNSIPLLSDSVCDESVEPELGEQLRQNEDQTDGASEVTPPEEFRCPISGRLMYDPVVIASGQTFERMWIEKWFSEGHDLCPKTEKQLPHFSIVPNSAMKDLISKWCIKHEISIQNPCSDPIPEALLSWNSSSSCSITSLGGSFSDVQMPTPTDLSCVSIGSSDVSWVSDLPRSKIVDSVSLGSAQASDDSHTYQSSAAISNAMHSDSLFEKFTALPWELLCKAMGDVKNQLMENNEACHSMLNDNFGELLIQFLKEACELCDVEAQRDGAQVFLAFMRRSGTGIPSLSEDLFHVLASVVDSEIAEEALAIMEVLSADEYCNSKIVASGALPTILQILDSDMAEYYAPTVRILHNLSLYGDIRFHILQTTCLSKVISFLSDSSLAEHCLKILNYLCETEEGRIAVAEAKGCITSIAELLEIGTHEQQEQALSVLLSLCSHHFKNSQLVLKEGVIPSLVNISINGNSHGKETAMKLLQLFRDILHNDTMEKTAPLSTGAPPEYQAGSSTCSAEKRSPSKTPGYFGRKIMRFRKPKSVALD; encoded by the exons ATGGAGAATGTGAAAGCCAAAGATGCCCAGAGGCTGCCTTATTCGTACGGCGTGAAG GTGCATCGTACTATGTGCTTTGAGCTCTCAAAATATGTTGATAGAATCTCAAAAATATTTCCAGCCATAGAATCAGCTCAGCCACGATGTGCATCAGGAATAGAAGCTCTATGCTCTCTAAACGTTGCTATGGAAAAAGCCAGTTTAATTATCCAGCATTGCGCTGAATGTAGCAAGCTTTACTTG GCAATCACGGGAAATACAGTATTTTTGAGATGCGAAAGAGTACGAAAAGCGTTAGAGCAAAGTTTATGCAACATTCAGAATATGGTTCCAATGCTTCTGGCTGCAAAG ATCTCTAGAATTGTTGTTGACCTGAGGGATGCAAAATTTGTCATGGAATCTTCTGATGAAGTGGCTGGTAAGGTTGTATTATCATTGATCCGCCAAGAATCAAATTCAAGCGAGGCTTCTGAGTTTGAGGCTTTTCAAACTGCAGCCTTAAAATTGCATCTTACATCTCCAAAGGCTCTTTTGATAGAGAAAAGATCTATTAGAAAGTTGCTTGATAAAGTCCGTAATATTGATCAAACAAAAGAGAGAATTCTCGAGTACCTCCTATACCTTTTGAGGAAGTATGGGAGCTTAATTAAGGTTGAGCAGACAGGGAGTGACAATGTTCAGTACGAAGATTCATGTTCAAGAACGAACTCTATTCCTTTGTTAAGTGATAGTGTATGTGATGAGTCAGTTGAACCGGAATTGGGGGAACAGCTCAGGCAGAATGAAGATCAAACTGATGGTGCTAGTGAAGTCACTCCTCCTGAGGAATTCAGGTGTCCCATTTCTGGGAGACTCATGTATGATCCTGTGGTCATAGCTTCTGGGCAAACATTTGAAAGGATGTGGATAGAGAAGTGGTTCAGTGAGGGTCACGATCTGTGCCCAAAGACTGAAAAGCAGCTTCCCCACTTTTCTATAGTTCCAAATTCTGCCATGAAGGATCTTATTTCGAAGTGGTGCATAAAACATGAGATCAGTATTCAAAATCCATGCTCAGACCCAATTCCCGAAGCACTACTCTCCTGGAATTCGTCATCTTCCTGTTCCATCACTAGCTTAGGTGGTTCTTTTAGTGATGTGCAAATGCCTACTCCAACTGATTTAAGCTGTGTCTCCATTGGCTCTTCAGATGTTAGTTGGGTATCAGATTTGCCCCGGTCTAAGATTGTAGATAGCGTAAGTTTGGGTTCAGCACAGGCGAGTGAtgattctcatacatatcaatcaTCTGCAGCAATTAGCAATGCCATGCATTCAGACAGTCTCTTTGAAAAATTCACGGCACTCCCTTGGGAACTACTTTGCAAAGCAATGGGAGATGTAAAAAACCAACTGATGGAAAATAATGAAGCATGCCACTCGATGCTGAATGATAATTTTGGTGAGTTGCTAATTCAATTTTTGAAAGAGGCATGTGAACTGTGTGATGTGGAAGCACAGCGAGATGGAGCTCAGGTGTTCTTGGCATTCATGAGAAGAAGCGG AACTGGAATTCCATCCTTATCTGAAGATCTATTTCATGTTTTGGCCTCAGTTGTTGATTCCGAAATCGCTGAGGAAGCGCTAGCAATCATGGAAGTTTTGTCTGCTGACGAGTATTGTAATTCCAAAATTGTGGCCTCTGGAGCTCTTCCTACCATCCTACAGATTCTTGATTCAGATATGGCAGAATATTATGCTCCTACTGTGAGAATTCTTCATAATCTATCCTTGTATGGAGACATCAGGTTCCACATACTACAGACAACATGCCTATCGAAGGTTATCTCATTTTTGTCTGATAGTTCACTGGCAGAGCATTGTCTAAAGATTTTGAACTATTTATGCGAGACTGAAGAGGGTAGGATTGCGGTGGCCGAAGCCAAGGGTTGTATCACTTCTATAGCAGAACTACTTGAAATTGGCACTCATGAGCAACAAGAACAAGCATTGTCTGTTCTTCTGTCCTTATGCTCTCACCATTTTAAGAATTCTCAATTGGTGCTGAAAGAAGGTGTTATCCCATCACTTGTAAACATATCTATCAATGGAAACTCCCACGGGAAGGAAACTGCTATGAAATTACTCCAACTTTTCAGAGACATCTTACATAACGATACAATGGAAAAAACTGCTCCCCTTTCTACTGGAGCACCACCTGAATATCAAGCAGGTTCGAGCACTTGTTCTGCAGAAAAGCGGTCACCTTCAAAGACTCCGGGATATTTTGGAAGGAAAATCATGAGATTCAGGAAACCTAAATCCGTAGCTCTTGATTGA
- the LOC113316994 gene encoding uncharacterized protein LOC113316994: MIRYKLDRLHKTIGHNQQIPCSTLQPNAPWTPPKLPFLTINCDGSFDPNTGLTGTSCILRDFAGTWRGCAANCYAEIRDVEQPECLALLAVRWSKMMQLTDLIFETDLKNIADYINKASPVIAWENEGILLDVLVVLKSFQCWECKYIPRVCNKVADMLAKFSRRFRISKVWSDAPPNIIEEQLLLDNLHSLA, encoded by the coding sequence ATGATAAGATATAAACTAGACAGATTGCATAAAACTATTGGCCATAACCAGCAGATACCTTGTAGCACTCTACAGCCCAATGCACCATGGACTCCACCCAAGCTGCCTTTTTTAACCATAAATTGTGATGGTTCATTTGACCCCAACACAGGACTAACTGGAACTTCTTGTATTTTGCGTGACTTTGCAGGCACCTGGAGAGGATGCGCAGCAAACTGCTATGCAGAAATAAGGGATGTTGAGCAACCTGAATGCCTGGCGCTTCTTGCTGTCAGATGGAGTAAAATGATGCAGCTTACAGATTTGATATTCGAAACTGATCTAAAGAATATAGCAGACtatattaataaagcttcaccaGTTATAGCATGGGAGAACGAAGGCATCTTGCTTgatgttttagtagttttaaaGTCATTTCAATGTTGGGAATGTAAGTACATTCCTAGAGTCTGTAATAAAGTAGCGGATATGCTAGCTAAGTTTAGTAGACGGTTTAGGATCAGTAAGGTCTGGTCAGATGCTCCTCCTAATATTATAGAGGAACAATTATTGTTGGACAATTTACACTCTCTGGCTTaa